One part of the Arthrobacter tumbae genome encodes these proteins:
- the rpsH gene encoding 30S ribosomal protein S8, translating to MTMTDPVADMLTRLRNANSAYHDTVSMPYSKLKARVADILKAEGYIGGWKEEEAEVGKKLTIDLKFGPDRQRSIAGIRRISKPGLRVYAKSTNLPHVLGGLGIAILSTSSGLLTDRQAAKKGVGGEVLAYVW from the coding sequence ATGACAATGACAGATCCAGTTGCAGACATGCTTACGCGTCTCCGCAACGCCAACTCGGCATACCACGACACCGTGTCCATGCCATACAGCAAGCTGAAGGCACGCGTTGCCGACATCCTGAAGGCCGAAGGCTACATCGGCGGCTGGAAGGAAGAAGAGGCTGAGGTGGGCAAGAAGCTCACCATCGACCTCAAGTTCGGTCCTGACCGTCAGCGCTCCATCGCGGGCATCCGGCGCATCTCCAAGCCGGGCCTGCGCGTCTACGCAAAGTCCACCAATCTGCCGCACGTACTGGGCGGACTGGGCATTGCCATCCTGTCCACGTCCTCCGGTCTGCTCACAGACCGCCAGGCAGCCAAGAAGGGTGTAGGTGGGGAAGTCCTCGCCTACGTCTGGTAG
- the rpsE gene encoding 30S ribosomal protein S5 codes for MTEQNNAKEASLNTAKAEQPATEAPAAGTTETASATDDRRGGGGRRGERGGRDSGRGGRDGGRGGRDGGRDDKDKFVERVVSINRVSKVVKGGRRFSFTALVVVGDGNGMVGVGYGKAKEVPSAIAKGVEEAKKSFFKVPRIGGTVPHLVQGEAAAGVVLLRPASPGTGVIAGGPVRAVLECVGIHDVLSKSLGSSNAINIVHATVDALKRLEEPQAVAARRGLPLDQVASTSMLHAMQDQKAGA; via the coding sequence GTGACCGAGCAGAATAACGCAAAGGAAGCCTCATTGAATACGGCAAAGGCTGAGCAGCCAGCAACCGAAGCTCCCGCGGCCGGAACCACCGAGACGGCGTCAGCTACTGACGACCGCCGCGGCGGCGGCGGTCGCCGTGGAGAGCGCGGCGGCCGTGACAGCGGTCGCGGCGGACGCGATGGCGGCCGTGGCGGACGCGACGGTGGTCGTGACGACAAGGACAAGTTCGTAGAGCGCGTCGTGTCGATCAACCGCGTATCAAAGGTCGTCAAGGGCGGCCGGCGGTTCAGCTTCACCGCACTCGTTGTTGTCGGCGACGGCAACGGCATGGTCGGTGTCGGCTACGGCAAGGCAAAGGAAGTTCCCTCGGCTATCGCCAAGGGCGTGGAGGAAGCCAAGAAGTCCTTCTTCAAGGTTCCCCGCATCGGTGGCACAGTTCCGCACCTGGTGCAGGGCGAGGCCGCTGCCGGCGTCGTACTCCTGCGCCCGGCGTCTCCCGGTACCGGTGTAATCGCCGGTGGTCCGGTGCGCGCTGTGCTGGAGTGCGTCGGTATCCACGATGTCCTTTCCAAGTCACTCGGATCCTCCAACGCCATCAACATTGTTCACGCAACTGTTGACGCGCTGAAGAGGCTCGAAGAGCCCCAGGCTGTAGCGGCACGCCGTGGCCTGCCGCTCGACCAGGTTGCTTCCACGTCGATGCTGCACGCTATGCAGGATCAGAAGGCAGGTGCGTAA
- the rplN gene encoding 50S ribosomal protein L14: MIQQESRLKIADNTGAKEILTIRVLGGSGRRYAGIGDVIVATVKDAIPGGNVKKGDVVKAVIVRTKKERRRADGSYIKFDENAAVILKADGDPRGTRIFGPVGRELRDKRFMKIISLAPEVL; this comes from the coding sequence GTGATTCAGCAAGAGTCGCGACTCAAGATCGCCGACAACACCGGTGCTAAGGAAATCCTTACCATTCGTGTTCTCGGTGGATCCGGACGTCGCTACGCAGGAATTGGCGACGTCATCGTCGCCACCGTCAAAGACGCCATCCCTGGTGGGAACGTCAAGAAGGGCGATGTGGTCAAGGCCGTCATCGTCCGCACCAAGAAGGAACGCCGCCGTGCGGATGGTTCCTACATCAAGTTCGATGAGAACGCTGCCGTCATCCTCAAGGCCGACGGCGATCCCCGTGGTACCCGTATCTTCGGTCCGGTCGGTCGCGAACTTCGCGACAAGCGCTTCATGAAGATCATTTCACTGGCCCCGGAGGTGCTGTAG
- the rpsQ gene encoding 30S ribosomal protein S17: MSEEKNGAVEADARGNRKTRRGYVVSDKMDKTVVVQVEDRVKHALYGKVLRRSSKVKVHDEQNTAGIGDMVLISETRPLSATKRWRLVEILEKAK, from the coding sequence ATGAGTGAAGAGAAGAACGGCGCTGTAGAGGCTGACGCCCGCGGTAACCGTAAGACCCGCCGCGGCTACGTCGTGTCGGACAAGATGGACAAGACGGTAGTCGTGCAGGTGGAGGACCGTGTGAAGCACGCCCTCTACGGCAAGGTCCTCCGCCGCAGCTCCAAGGTCAAGGTCCACGATGAGCAGAACACCGCCGGCATCGGCGACATGGTTCTGATCAGCGAGACCCGCCCGCTGTCCGCTACCAAGCGGTGGCGCCTGGTGGAAATCCTGGAAAAGGCCAAGTAA
- the rplE gene encoding 50S ribosomal protein L5, whose amino-acid sequence MTAEAVETKITPRLKARYASEIKSTLLEEFSYSNVNQVPRLVKVVVNMGVGDAAKDSKLIDGAVRDLTQITGQKPQVTKARKSIAQFKLREGMPIGAHATLRGDRMWEFVDRLVSLALPRIRDFRGLNGRQFDGNGNYTFGLTEQSMFHEIDQDKIDRVRGMDITVVTTAKTDAEGRALLKALGFPFKSED is encoded by the coding sequence ATGACTGCTGAAGCCGTAGAAACAAAGATCACCCCCCGCCTGAAGGCCCGCTACGCATCGGAAATCAAGTCGACGCTGCTGGAGGAATTCAGCTACAGCAACGTCAACCAGGTTCCCCGGCTGGTCAAGGTCGTCGTGAACATGGGTGTTGGAGATGCCGCCAAGGACTCCAAGCTCATTGACGGTGCGGTCCGCGACCTCACCCAGATCACCGGCCAGAAGCCGCAGGTCACCAAGGCACGCAAGTCCATCGCGCAGTTCAAGCTCCGCGAAGGAATGCCGATCGGTGCGCACGCAACTCTGCGCGGAGACCGCATGTGGGAATTCGTCGACCGCCTGGTCTCGCTGGCACTGCCCCGTATCCGTGACTTCCGCGGCCTCAACGGGCGCCAGTTCGACGGCAACGGCAACTACACCTTCGGTCTCACGGAGCAGTCAATGTTCCACGAGATCGACCAGGACAAGATTGACCGTGTCCGTGGCATGGACATCACCGTTGTGACCACCGCCAAGACTGACGCCGAAGGCCGCGCACTGCTCAAGGCGCTCGGCTTCCCGTTCAAATCCGAAGACTAA
- the rplP gene encoding 50S ribosomal protein L16: MLIPRRVKFRKQHHPGRSGAATGGTEVSFGEWGIQALSPAYVTNRQIESARIAMTRHIKRGGKVWINIYPDRPLTKKPAETRMGSGKGSPEWWVANVKPGRVLFELSGVNEEVAREALRLAIHKLPLKARIVRREGGE, translated from the coding sequence ATGCTTATCCCACGTCGAGTGAAGTTCCGTAAGCAGCATCACCCCGGTCGTTCGGGCGCTGCTACCGGCGGCACGGAGGTCAGCTTTGGTGAGTGGGGTATCCAGGCTCTGAGCCCGGCATACGTCACCAACCGCCAGATCGAATCCGCGCGTATCGCAATGACCCGTCACATCAAGCGTGGTGGAAAGGTGTGGATCAACATCTACCCGGACCGTCCGCTGACCAAGAAGCCTGCTGAAACCCGTATGGGTTCCGGTAAGGGTTCCCCTGAGTGGTGGGTCGCCAACGTCAAGCCGGGGCGCGTTCTCTTTGAACTCTCCGGTGTCAATGAAGAGGTAGCTCGCGAGGCACTGCGCCTGGCGATCCATAAGCTGCCGTTGAAGGCACGTATCGTGCGTCGTGAGGGTGGTGAATAG
- the rplF gene encoding 50S ribosomal protein L6 has protein sequence MSRIGRLPITVPAGVEVKVDGSVVSVKGSKGELSHSVASPIQVSLEESTITVSRPNDEREARSLHGLTRTLISNMIVGVTEGYKKNLEIVGTGYRVQAKGSDLEFALGYSHPVAVKAPEGITLTVDSPTKVSVSGINKQQVGEVAANIRKLRRPDPYKGKGIRYAGEIIRRKVGKAGK, from the coding sequence ATGTCACGTATTGGACGTCTCCCCATCACCGTGCCCGCAGGCGTTGAGGTCAAGGTTGACGGCAGTGTTGTTTCCGTCAAGGGATCGAAGGGCGAGCTGAGCCACTCTGTTGCCAGCCCCATCCAGGTATCGCTTGAGGAAAGCACCATCACCGTCTCCCGCCCGAATGACGAGCGCGAAGCGCGTTCGCTGCACGGCCTGACCCGCACCCTGATCTCCAACATGATTGTTGGAGTGACCGAGGGCTACAAGAAGAACCTTGAGATTGTCGGCACCGGTTACCGCGTGCAGGCCAAGGGTTCAGACCTGGAGTTCGCACTGGGCTACAGCCACCCCGTGGCCGTCAAGGCCCCGGAGGGCATCACGCTCACCGTGGACAGCCCCACGAAGGTGTCCGTCTCCGGCATCAACAAGCAGCAGGTCGGCGAAGTTGCTGCGAACATCCGCAAGCTGCGCCGTCCGGATCCCTATAAGGGCAAGGGCATCCGCTACGCGGGCGAAATTATTCGCCGCAAGGTCGGAAAGGCTGGTAAGTAA
- a CDS encoding adenylate kinase yields MTRMLIIGPPGSGKGTQAARISERLGVVAISTGDIFRENVRNETPLGIEAKKYMDAGDFVPDSVTNSMVRARLTEDDVQEGFLLDGYPRTAAQVTELDDILQQNDLALDVVLQLTADDEELVRRLLGRARLDGRTDDNDVVIRHRLDLYHEQTEVVVSQYEARGIVTRVDGIGAIDEVTERVMSALKVTQ; encoded by the coding sequence ATGACACGGATGCTCATCATTGGGCCGCCCGGGTCCGGCAAGGGCACGCAGGCCGCGCGTATCTCCGAGCGGCTGGGAGTGGTGGCAATTTCCACCGGAGACATCTTCCGCGAGAACGTCCGCAACGAGACCCCGCTCGGCATTGAAGCAAAGAAGTACATGGACGCCGGAGACTTCGTTCCGGACAGCGTGACCAACAGCATGGTCCGCGCGCGTCTCACTGAAGACGACGTCCAGGAAGGTTTCCTGCTTGACGGATATCCCCGCACCGCCGCCCAGGTGACCGAGCTGGATGACATCCTTCAGCAGAATGACCTGGCCCTCGACGTCGTGCTGCAGCTCACGGCGGATGACGAGGAACTGGTCCGCCGGCTCCTGGGCCGGGCGCGCCTCGACGGTCGCACCGATGACAATGACGTTGTGATCCGGCATCGCCTGGACCTCTACCACGAGCAGACCGAGGTTGTTGTCTCCCAGTACGAGGCACGCGGCATCGTGACCCGGGTTGATGGCATCGGCGCAATCGATGAAGTGACCGAGCGCGTCATGTCGGCACTGAAAGTGACGCAGTAA
- the rplX gene encoding 50S ribosomal protein L24 has product MAQTRSKLKIKKGDLVQVITGAKQERGGDRGKQGKVLKVFPESNRVLVEGINRITKHTKAGQTQRGTKTGGIETVEASIHISNVAVVDPESKKPTRVGYRTETVERDGRERTVRIRVAKASGKDL; this is encoded by the coding sequence ATGGCTCAGACCCGTTCGAAGCTGAAGATCAAGAAGGGTGACCTCGTTCAGGTCATCACCGGCGCCAAGCAGGAGCGCGGCGGAGACCGCGGCAAGCAGGGCAAGGTCCTCAAGGTATTCCCTGAGAGCAACCGTGTACTGGTCGAAGGCATCAACCGCATCACGAAGCACACCAAGGCTGGGCAGACGCAGCGCGGTACCAAGACCGGTGGCATCGAGACCGTTGAGGCTTCCATCCACATCAGTAACGTCGCAGTGGTAGACCCGGAGAGCAAGAAGCCCACCCGCGTCGGCTACCGCACCGAAACCGTGGAGCGGGACGGCCGTGAGCGCACGGTCCGCATCCGCGTCGCCAAGGCATCAGGGAAGGATCTGTAA
- the rplO gene encoding 50S ribosomal protein L15: MAEKKTVEESTEKKPARKPAAKSVAAQETAESTPRVHALKVHHLRPAPGAKTAKTRVGRGEGSKGKTAGRGTKGTKARYSVKAGFAGGQLPLHMRLPKLRGFKNPFRVEYQVVNLDKLNELYPEGGEVSVDSLIAKGAVRKNQLVKVLGTGDIAVKVDVKVHAVSASAAEKITAAGGSVSGL; this comes from the coding sequence ATGGCAGAGAAGAAGACGGTGGAGGAATCCACCGAGAAGAAGCCGGCCCGCAAGCCTGCTGCCAAGTCCGTTGCCGCTCAGGAAACTGCTGAGAGCACGCCCCGCGTCCACGCGCTGAAGGTACACCACCTTCGTCCCGCCCCCGGAGCCAAAACCGCAAAGACCCGCGTTGGTCGCGGTGAGGGTTCCAAGGGTAAGACCGCAGGCCGTGGTACCAAGGGCACCAAGGCACGCTACTCGGTCAAGGCAGGATTCGCTGGTGGGCAGCTGCCGCTGCACATGCGCCTGCCGAAGCTGCGTGGGTTCAAGAACCCGTTCCGCGTTGAGTACCAGGTAGTGAACCTGGACAAGCTCAATGAGCTCTACCCCGAAGGCGGCGAGGTGTCCGTTGACAGCCTGATCGCCAAGGGCGCAGTGCGCAAGAACCAGCTCGTCAAGGTGCTGGGAACGGGCGACATCGCGGTCAAGGTGGACGTCAAGGTTCACGCCGTGTCCGCCAGCGCTGCCGAGAAGATCACCGCCGCCGGCGGTTCCGTCTCGGGGCTCTAG
- the rplR gene encoding 50S ribosomal protein L18 produces the protein MTLSINKKRTSKSKSAQRGRRHLRVRKRITGTAVRPRLVVNRSARHMFVQVVDDTKGITVASASTLEADLRSFDGDKTAKAKRVGELVAERAKAAGIEAVVFDRGGNKYHGRVAAIADGAREGGLAL, from the coding sequence ATGACACTGAGCATCAACAAGAAGCGCACGTCGAAGAGCAAGTCCGCCCAGCGCGGACGGCGCCACCTTCGGGTCCGCAAGCGCATTACCGGTACTGCTGTCCGTCCCCGTCTGGTGGTCAACCGTTCAGCCCGCCACATGTTCGTGCAGGTTGTCGACGACACCAAGGGCATCACTGTGGCATCGGCGTCGACCCTCGAAGCGGACCTGCGTTCGTTCGACGGCGACAAGACCGCCAAGGCCAAGCGCGTCGGCGAGCTCGTTGCTGAGCGGGCAAAGGCTGCGGGCATTGAGGCAGTCGTCTTCGACCGTGGGGGCAACAAGTACCACGGCCGGGTTGCCGCAATCGCAGACGGCGCACGTGAAGGTGGGCTGGCACTGTGA
- the infA gene encoding translation initiation factor IF-1 — translation MAKKDGVIEIEGTVNEALPNAMFRVELANGHIVLAHISGKMRQHYIRILPEDRVVVELSPYDLTRGRIVYRYK, via the coding sequence ATGGCCAAGAAAGACGGTGTCATTGAGATTGAAGGCACTGTGAACGAGGCTCTGCCCAACGCGATGTTCCGCGTTGAGTTGGCCAACGGACACATTGTTCTAGCCCACATCTCGGGAAAGATGCGTCAGCACTACATTCGAATCCTCCCCGAGGATCGGGTGGTAGTGGAGCTTAGCCCTTACGACCTCACCAGAGGCCGTATTGTCTACCGCTACAAATAA
- the rpsC gene encoding 30S ribosomal protein S3 translates to MGQKVNPHGFRLGITTDHRSHWFADSNKPGQRYKDFVREDIKIRQLMSTGMDRAGIAKVEIERTRDRVRVDIHTARPGIVIGRRGAEADRIRGELEKLTGKQVQLNILEVKNPEIEAQLVAQGVAEQLSSRVAFRRAMKKAMQSAQRAGAKGIRVQCSGRLGGAEMSRSEFYREGRVPLHTLRANIDYGFFEAKTTFGRIGVKVWIYKGDVTAKELAAQAAAAPSRGRGGGDRPGRGPAGADRGGDRGGDRRRRNTDRGAGQGEANAAPAETAPAESAAAAEGGQA, encoded by the coding sequence GTGGGACAGAAAGTAAACCCGCACGGGTTCCGACTCGGCATCACCACTGACCACCGGTCACACTGGTTTGCTGACAGCAACAAGCCGGGCCAGCGCTACAAGGACTTCGTTCGCGAGGACATCAAGATCCGTCAGCTCATGTCCACGGGCATGGACCGCGCAGGCATCGCCAAGGTTGAGATCGAGCGCACCCGCGACCGCGTTCGTGTGGATATCCACACAGCACGTCCCGGTATCGTCATCGGCCGCCGCGGCGCCGAAGCGGACCGCATCCGCGGCGAGCTCGAGAAGCTCACAGGCAAGCAGGTTCAGCTGAACATCCTCGAGGTCAAGAACCCCGAGATCGAGGCACAGCTTGTTGCCCAGGGCGTCGCTGAGCAGCTCTCTTCGCGTGTGGCTTTCCGCCGCGCCATGAAGAAGGCCATGCAGTCGGCACAGCGTGCCGGTGCCAAGGGCATCCGCGTACAGTGCTCCGGCCGTCTCGGCGGCGCGGAAATGAGCCGCTCGGAGTTCTACCGCGAAGGCCGTGTGCCCCTGCACACCCTGCGTGCGAACATCGACTACGGCTTCTTCGAAGCGAAGACCACCTTCGGCCGCATCGGCGTGAAGGTATGGATCTACAAGGGCGACGTCACCGCCAAGGAGCTCGCAGCCCAGGCTGCCGCAGCACCTTCGCGTGGCCGTGGTGGCGGAGACCGACCGGGCCGTGGCCCGGCCGGCGCTGACCGCGGAGGCGATCGCGGAGGCGACCGTCGTCGTCGTAATACCGATCGCGGTGCCGGTCAGGGTGAAGCCAACGCTGCTCCCGCCGAGACCGCACCGGCCGAGTCCGCTGCTGCAGCGGAAGGAGGACAGGCTTAA
- the rplV gene encoding 50S ribosomal protein L22, protein MEAKAIARHLRVTPMKARRVVNLVRGKQANEALAILKFAPQAASEPVFKVVQSAIANARVLADRDGLAFDEGDLIISEAFVDEGPTMKRFQPRAQGRAFQIKKRTSHVTVVVATPEKVEAR, encoded by the coding sequence ATGGAAGCCAAGGCTATTGCGCGTCATCTGCGCGTAACGCCTATGAAGGCCCGGCGCGTCGTCAACCTTGTTCGTGGTAAGCAAGCGAATGAGGCTCTGGCAATCCTGAAGTTTGCCCCCCAGGCAGCTTCGGAGCCGGTTTTCAAGGTAGTACAGTCGGCGATCGCCAACGCCCGGGTCCTCGCGGACCGCGACGGCCTGGCGTTCGACGAAGGCGACCTCATCATCAGCGAAGCGTTTGTTGATGAAGGCCCGACCATGAAGCGGTTCCAGCCGCGAGCTCAGGGTCGTGCATTTCAGATCAAGAAGCGGACCAGCCACGTCACTGTGGTAGTCGCTACCCCTGAGAAAGTGGAGGCTCGCTAA
- the map gene encoding type I methionyl aminopeptidase, whose translation MFRQQRVEYKSAEQIRIMRTAGLVLSDALDRTVAAARVGVSTLELDAVFSGVLKDAGATSNFLGYHGFPNSICTSVNHEVVHGIPGEYVLQDGDIISIDGGAIVRGWHSDSAHTVIVGTPRPEDVHLSRVTEEAMWRGIAALASGKHVGDIGAAIDDYVSAAEGPHLGILQDYVGHGIGTQMHQSPDVLNYRSSHRGPRIKPGLCLAIEPMLVQGRVETAVLDDDWTVVTVDGKRACQWEHTVAVHDGGIWVLSAADGGAAKLAELGVTVAPLG comes from the coding sequence ATGTTTCGTCAGCAGCGGGTCGAGTACAAGTCGGCAGAGCAGATCCGGATCATGCGGACCGCGGGCCTCGTGCTCTCCGATGCCCTGGACCGGACGGTCGCTGCCGCCCGGGTAGGCGTGTCCACCCTCGAGCTCGACGCAGTGTTCTCCGGGGTCCTCAAGGACGCCGGCGCCACTTCCAACTTCCTCGGCTATCACGGCTTCCCGAACAGCATCTGCACCTCGGTGAACCATGAGGTGGTGCACGGTATCCCCGGCGAATATGTGCTGCAGGACGGCGACATCATCTCGATCGACGGCGGCGCCATCGTCCGCGGCTGGCATTCGGACTCCGCCCATACGGTCATCGTCGGTACGCCCCGTCCGGAGGACGTGCACCTGTCCAGGGTCACCGAGGAAGCCATGTGGCGGGGGATCGCTGCCCTGGCCTCCGGCAAGCACGTGGGTGACATCGGCGCAGCCATCGATGACTATGTGTCCGCCGCCGAGGGCCCTCACCTCGGCATCCTGCAGGATTACGTCGGCCACGGTATCGGTACGCAGATGCACCAGTCACCGGACGTACTGAATTACCGCAGCAGCCACCGCGGCCCCAGGATCAAGCCGGGGCTTTGCCTGGCGATCGAGCCCATGCTCGTTCAGGGTCGCGTGGAAACGGCAGTCCTGGATGATGACTGGACAGTGGTCACCGTTGACGGCAAGCGCGCCTGCCAGTGGGAACACACCGTGGCAGTGCACGACGGCGGTATCTGGGTTCTCAGCGCGGCTGACGGCGGTGCCGCAAAGCTGGCTGAACTCGGCGTGACGGTCGCGCCGCTCGGCTGA
- the rpmC gene encoding 50S ribosomal protein L29, translating into MALGSKELATDQLDGFDKDRLVEELAKAKEELFNLRFQSATGQLENHGRLRSVKRDIARIYTVLRERELGLRPDVVAPVEEAKTEKAGKKSKGSKAASTKDEKSVETQASEEDAK; encoded by the coding sequence ATGGCACTCGGTTCAAAGGAACTGGCAACCGACCAGCTGGATGGGTTCGATAAGGACCGTCTGGTGGAGGAACTCGCCAAGGCTAAGGAAGAGCTGTTCAACCTGCGCTTCCAGTCAGCCACCGGTCAGCTTGAAAATCACGGCCGCCTGCGCTCGGTGAAGCGGGATATCGCCCGCATCTACACCGTGCTGCGCGAGCGCGAGCTGGGACTCCGACCCGACGTCGTTGCCCCGGTAGAAGAAGCAAAGACTGAAAAGGCCGGCAAGAAATCGAAGGGTTCCAAGGCTGCCTCCACAAAGGACGAAAAGTCCGTGGAAACACAGGCTTCTGAGGAGGACGCCAAATGA
- the rpmJ gene encoding 50S ribosomal protein L36: MKVQPSVKRICDKCQVVRRKGNVLVICENPRHKQRQG; this comes from the coding sequence ATGAAGGTCCAGCCGAGCGTGAAGCGGATTTGCGATAAGTGCCAGGTGGTTCGCCGCAAGGGCAACGTACTCGTAATCTGCGAAAACCCGCGCCACAAGCAGCGCCAGGGCTGA
- the rpmD gene encoding 50S ribosomal protein L30 yields the protein MTAITPKRVVVSSAKLEITQIKSVIGGKQNQRDTLRSLGLKRIGHTVVRNADAVTVGMVNTVPHLVKVEEAK from the coding sequence ATGACTGCTATTACACCCAAGCGCGTGGTTGTCAGCTCAGCGAAGCTGGAAATCACCCAGATCAAGTCCGTCATTGGCGGTAAGCAGAACCAGCGCGACACCCTTCGTTCACTCGGCCTGAAGCGGATCGGACACACCGTTGTCCGTAACGCTGACGCAGTGACCGTAGGCATGGTCAACACGGTTCCGCACCTCGTGAAGGTTGAGGAGGCCAAGTAA
- the rpsS gene encoding 30S ribosomal protein S19 gives MPRSLKKGPFVDQHLFVKVDRENEKGTKNVIKTWSRRSMIIPDMLGHTIAVHDGRKHIPVFVTESMVGHKLGEFAPTRTFRGHVKDDRKGKRR, from the coding sequence ATGCCACGCAGCCTGAAGAAAGGCCCCTTCGTCGATCAGCACCTGTTCGTCAAGGTGGACCGCGAGAACGAGAAGGGCACCAAGAACGTCATCAAGACGTGGTCCCGCCGTTCCATGATCATCCCGGACATGCTCGGCCACACCATTGCCGTGCATGACGGGCGCAAGCACATTCCGGTGTTTGTCACCGAGTCGATGGTCGGGCACAAGCTCGGCGAATTCGCTCCCACGCGGACATTCCGCGGCCATGTGAAGGACGACCGCAAGGGCAAGCGCCGCTAA
- the secY gene encoding preprotein translocase subunit SecY: protein MLSAIGRAFRTPDLRRKLLFTLGIITIFRLGAFIPAPGVDYGNVQQCLQLGNTEGGLYQFVNLFSGGALLQVSIFALGIMPYITASIITQLLRVVIPRFQELHQEGAQGQAQLTQYTRYLTIALGLLNATTLVSLARSGALLGNCPVPIIPDDSLITIILLILTLTAGTGLIMWMGELITERGVGNGMSLLIFTAIAAGFPSSLGEILRTQGWSVFISVLVVGVIVVMLVIFVEQSQRRIPVQYAKRMVGRRTLGGSSTYIPIKVNMAGVIPVIFASSMLYLPSLIAQFNTPTDGETPPPEWVNWITTYLTSGDHPLYMALYFAMIVFFTYFYVAITFNPDEVSENMKKYGGFIPGIRAGRPTAEYLQYVLSRITLPGAIYLGLVALIPLIALVVINANQNFPFGGVSILIMVGVGLETVKQIDAQLQQRHYEGLLR, encoded by the coding sequence TTGCTTAGCGCTATTGGCCGGGCTTTCCGGACGCCAGACTTGCGGCGCAAGCTGTTGTTCACGCTGGGAATCATCACCATCTTCCGTTTGGGTGCGTTCATCCCGGCGCCCGGTGTTGACTACGGCAACGTGCAGCAGTGTTTGCAGCTCGGCAACACAGAGGGCGGCCTCTACCAGTTCGTGAACCTCTTCAGCGGCGGTGCGCTGCTGCAGGTGTCCATCTTTGCTCTCGGGATCATGCCCTACATCACGGCCAGCATCATCACGCAGCTGCTCCGTGTGGTCATTCCCCGTTTCCAGGAGCTGCACCAGGAAGGCGCACAGGGACAGGCACAACTGACCCAGTACACGCGCTATCTGACGATTGCCCTCGGGCTGCTGAACGCCACGACGCTGGTGTCGTTGGCGCGATCAGGTGCCTTGCTGGGTAACTGTCCGGTGCCGATCATCCCGGACGACAGCCTCATCACCATCATCCTGCTCATCCTCACCCTGACCGCCGGTACTGGCCTCATCATGTGGATGGGCGAGCTCATCACCGAGCGCGGCGTCGGCAACGGCATGTCGCTGCTGATCTTCACCGCGATCGCTGCGGGTTTCCCCAGCTCGCTGGGTGAGATCCTGCGCACGCAGGGCTGGAGCGTCTTCATCAGCGTCCTGGTAGTAGGCGTCATTGTGGTGATGCTCGTGATTTTCGTTGAGCAGTCACAGCGCCGTATTCCGGTGCAGTATGCCAAGCGCATGGTGGGCCGCCGCACGCTGGGCGGCAGCAGCACCTACATACCGATCAAGGTCAACATGGCGGGCGTCATCCCCGTGATCTTCGCATCATCGATGCTGTACCTCCCGTCGCTGATCGCCCAGTTCAACACCCCCACGGATGGCGAGACGCCGCCTCCGGAGTGGGTCAACTGGATCACCACCTACCTGACCTCGGGTGATCACCCCCTCTACATGGCGTTGTACTTCGCGATGATCGTGTTCTTCACGTATTTCTACGTGGCGATCACCTTCAACCCGGACGAAGTGTCGGAGAACATGAAGAAGTACGGCGGCTTCATCCCGGGTATCCGGGCGGGGCGGCCTACGGCTGAGTACCTCCAGTACGTCCTGTCCCGCATCACCCTGCCGGGCGCCATCTACCTCGGTCTTGTTGCGCTCATCCCGTTGATCGCGCTCGTGGTCATCAATGCAAACCAGAACTTCCCGTTCGGTGGAGTCTCGATCCTCATCATGGTCGGCGTTGGCCTCGAGACGGTGAAGCAAATTGACGCGCAGCTGCAGCAGCGCCACTACGAAGGGTTATTGCGATGA